In Vibrio pomeroyi, the genomic window TGGACACGCACAACATCGGTGAAAGCCTGATTGCTCACGGCTCTACTTGGGATGCTTACTTACAACAAATTACGTCAAGTGTTGCACTAATTCATGCCTCTGTGGGTGTGATGATGCCTGTACTGATGGCAATGATGCTGACTCGCTTCTTCGGTAAGAACAAAAGCTGGACTGAAGGTTTAGACATCCTACCGTTTGCGTTATTCGCTGGTGCAGCTTTCACAATTCCTTACGCACTGACTGGTGTTTTCCTAGGCGCTGAGTTTCCATCACTGATTGGTGGTCTGGTTGGCCTAGCGATTGTGGTTACTGCAGCAAAACGTGGTTTCCTAGTACCTAAATCAAAATGGGATTTCGAAAGCGAAGACAAGTGGCCAGCTGAATGGCTAGGTTCTTTGAAAATTGACCTTGATGACAACAATCAAGGCCATAAGAAGATGAGCATGGCGATGGCATGGGCACCATACGTACTGCTGGCTGTGACTTTGGTTGCGAGCCGCGTGAGCCCTGAGTTTAAAGGTCTCTTGAAGAGCGTTAGCCTTTCATTCAGCAACATCCTTGGTGAGACAGGCGTAAGCACAGCGATTCAACCTCTGTATCTACCAGGCGGCATCTTAGTCTTCGTCGCGTTGGTTGCGGTTCTCATGCAATCTCGTAGTGCTACGCCACTGGCTAAAGCCTTTGGTGAATCAAGTAAAACGCTGATTGGTGCCGGCTTTGTGTTGGTGTTCACCATCCCGATGGTACGTATCTTCATTAACTCTGGCGTGAACGGTGCAGATTTAGCAAGTATGCCAGTAACCACTGCAAACTTCGCAGCTGACCTAGTTGGCAGCGCATTCCCAGCCTTAAGTGCAACAGTAGGTGCGTTAGGTGCCTTCATTGCAGGTTCGAACACAGTATCAAACATGATGTTCAGCCAATTCCAGTTCGAAGTAGCGCAGACTCTGACTATCTCTAGTGCGGTTGTCGTTGCCCTACAAGCCGTTGGTGCAGCAGCAGGTAAC contains:
- a CDS encoding L-lactate permease; this encodes MSETLLALLAFSPIVVAAILLVGLNWPAKKAMPVAFALTVAIALFAWDMSSTRVLASVFQGFGITVSVLWIVFGAIFLLNTLKHTGAITTIRNGFTDISADRRVQAIIIAWCFGSFIEGASGFGTPAAIAAPLLVAIGFPALAAVLMGMMIQSTPVSFGAVGTPIIVGVNKGLDTHNIGESLIAHGSTWDAYLQQITSSVALIHASVGVMMPVLMAMMLTRFFGKNKSWTEGLDILPFALFAGAAFTIPYALTGVFLGAEFPSLIGGLVGLAIVVTAAKRGFLVPKSKWDFESEDKWPAEWLGSLKIDLDDNNQGHKKMSMAMAWAPYVLLAVTLVASRVSPEFKGLLKSVSLSFSNILGETGVSTAIQPLYLPGGILVFVALVAVLMQSRSATPLAKAFGESSKTLIGAGFVLVFTIPMVRIFINSGVNGADLASMPVTTANFAADLVGSAFPALSATVGALGAFIAGSNTVSNMMFSQFQFEVAQTLTISSAVVVALQAVGAAAGNMIAIHNVVAASATVGLLGREGATLRKTIIPTFYYLVMTGIIGLVVIYGFKMTDALM